The Montipora foliosa isolate CH-2021 chromosome 14, ASM3666993v2, whole genome shotgun sequence genome window below encodes:
- the LOC137985279 gene encoding protein max-like translates to MAKGKTHNMSDEEKEIDIESEEEIGENGEETQFMSQADKRAHHNALERKRRDHIKDSFAHLRDSIPSLQGEKASRAQILNKATDYIQFMRRKNHSHQTDIDDLKRQNGILDQQVRALEKARKSGQLSMDATSALLTTTDNLLSSSPPGDGLLEGNLKQDVHPSSPLNNNADITSDDEYSNRVKRRKHDV, encoded by the exons GACTCACAACATGAGCGACGAGGAAAAGGAAATCGACATTGAAAGCGAGGAG GAGATTGGTGAAAATGGTGAAGAGACCCAGTTCATGTCCCAG GCAGATAAACGAGCTCATCACAACGCGCTGGAGAGAAAAAGGCGAGATCATATAAAAGATAGCTTTGCCCATCTTCGAGATTCGATACCTTCCCTTCAGGGAGAAAAA GCATCAAGGGCACAGATTCTTAACAAAGCAACAGATTATATTCAATTCATGAGAAGAAAGAACCATTCTCATCAA ACTGATATAGACGATCTAAAAAGGCAAAATGGTATTCTTGACCAACAAG TGCGGGCTCTTGAAAAGGCACGAAAGTCTGGGCAGCTTAGCATGGATGCCACCTCTGCATTGTTGACCACAACTGACAACCTTTTAAGCTCCTCTCCTCCCGGGGATGGATTGTTAGAAGGAAACCTGAAACAAGATGTCCATCCCAGTTCGCCGTTGAATAACAATGCAGACATAACATCAGATGATGAATATAGTAACAGAGTAAAGAGGAGGAAACATGATGTCTAA